In Patagioenas fasciata isolate bPatFas1 chromosome 18, bPatFas1.hap1, whole genome shotgun sequence, a genomic segment contains:
- the LOC136109515 gene encoding myosin heavy chain, skeletal muscle, adult-like encodes MASSDSEMAVFGEAAPYLRKSEKERIEAQNKPFDAKSSVFVVHPKESFVKGTIQSRESGKVTVKTEAGETLTVKDDQVFSMNPPKYDKIEDMAMMTHLHEPAVLYNLKERYAAWMIYTYSGLFCVTVNPYKWLPVYNPEVVLAYRGKKRQEAPPHIFSISDNAYQFMLNDRENQSILITGESGAGKTVNTKRVIQYFATIAASGEKKKEEQQSGKMQGTLEDQIISANPLLEAFGNAKTVRNDNSSRFGKFIRIHFGATGKLASADIETYLLEKSRVTFQLKAERSYHIFYQITSNKKPELIDMLLITTNPYDFHFVSQGEITVPSIDDQEELMATDSAIDILGFTADEKTAIYKLTGAVMHYGNLKFKQKQREEQAEPDGTEVADKAAYLMGLNSADLLKALCYPRVKVGNEYVTKGQTVQQVNNSVGALAKAVYEKMFLWMVVRINQQLDTKQPRQYFIGVLDIAGFEIFDFNSFEQLCINFTNEKLQQFFNHHMFVLEQEEYKKEGIEWTFIDFGMDLAACIELIEKPMGIFSILEEECMFPKATDTSFKNKLYDQHLGKSSNFQKPKPAKGKAEAHFSLVHYAGTVDYNISGWLEKNKDPLNETVIGLYQKSSVKTLALLFANYGGADAEAGGGGKKGGKKKGSSFQTVSALFRENLNKLMTNLRSTHPHFVRCIIPNETKTPGAMEHELVLHQLRCNGVLEGIRICRKGFPSRVLYADFKQRYKVLNASAIPEGQFIDSKKASEKLLGSIDVDHTQYKFGHTKVFFKAGLLGLLEEMRDEKLAQLITRTQARCRGFLMRVEYQRMVQRRESIFCIQYNIRAFMNVKHWPWMKLFFKIKPLLKSAESEKEMANMKQEFEKTKEELAKSEAKRKELEEKMVKLLQEKNDLQLQVQAEADALADAEERCDQLIKTKIQLEAKVKEVTERAEDEEEINAELTAKKRKLEDECSELKKDIDDLELTLAKVEKEKHATENKVKNLTEEMAALDETIVKLTKEKKALQEAHQQTLDDLQAEEDKVNTLTKAKTKLEQQVDDLEGSLEQEKKLRMDLERAKRKLEGDLKLAQDSIMDLENDKQQLDEKLKKKDFEISQIQSKIEDEQAMGIQLQKKIKELQARIEELEEEIEAERTSRAKAEKHRADLSRELEEISERLEEAGGATAAQIDMNKKREAEFQKMRRDLEEATLQHEATAAALRKKHADSTAELGEQIDNLQRVKQKLEKEKSELKMEIDDLASNMESVSKAKANLEKMCRTLEDQLSEIKTKDEEHQRMINDLNAQRARLQTEAGEYSRQVEEKDALISQLSRGKQAFTQQIEELKRHLEEEIKAKNALAHALQSARHDCDLLREQYEEEQEAKGELQRALSKANSEVAQWRTKYETDAIQRTEELEEAKKKLAQRLQEAEEHVEAVNAKCASLEKTKQRLQNEVEDLMIDVERSNAACAALDKKQKNFDKILAEWKQKYEETQAELEASQKESRSLSTELFKMKNAYEESLDHLETLKRENKNLQQEISDLTEQIAEGGKAIHELEKVKKQIEQEKSEIQAALEEAEASLEHEEGKILRLQLELNQVKSEIDRKIAEKDEEIDQMKRNHLRIVESLQSSLDAEIRSRNEALRLKKKMEGDLNEMEIQLSHANRVAAEAQKNLRNTQGVLKDTQIHLDDALRTQEDLKEQVAMVERRANLLQAEIEELRAALEQTERSRKLAEQELLDATERVQLLHSQNTSLINTKKKLETDITQIQSEMEDTIQEARNAEEKAKKAITDAAMMAEELKKEQDTSAHLERMKKNLDQTVKDLQHRLDEAEQLALKGGKKQIQKLEARVRELEGEVDAEQKRSAEAVKGVRKYERRVKELTYQSEEDRKNILRLQDLVDKLQMKVKSYKRQAEEAEELSNVNLSKFRKIQHELEEAEERADIAESQVNKLRAKSRDFHGKKIEEEE; translated from the exons ATGGCCTCTTCAGACTCTGAGATGGCTGTTTTTGGGGAGGCAGCTCCTTACCTCCGAAAGTCAGAAAAGGAGAGAATCGAGGCCCAGAACAAGCCTTTTGATGCCAAGTCATCCGTCTTTGTGGTGCATCCTAAGGAATCCTTTGTGAAAGGGACAATCCAGAGCAGGGAATCAGGGAAGGTCACCGTCAAGACCGAAGCTGGAGAG ACTCTGACCGTCAAGGATGATCAAGTCTTTTCCATGAACCCTCCCAAGTACGATAAAATCGAGGACATGGCCATGATGACCCACCTCCACGAACCCGCTGTGCTGTACAACCTCAAAGAGCGTTATGCAGCCTGGATGATCTAC ACCTACTCGGGTCTCTTCTGCGTCACCGTCAACCCCTACAAGTGGCTGCCGGTGTACAACCCGGAGGTGGTGTTGGCCTACAGAGGCAAGAagcgccaggaggctcctccacACATCTTCTCCATCTCTGACAACGCCTATCAGTTCATGTTAAATG ATCGCGAGAACCAGTCGATCCTGATCAC CGGAGAATCCGGCGCAGGGAAGACTGTGAACACAAAGCGTGTCATCCAGTACTTTGCAACAATTGCAGCCAgtggggagaagaagaaggaggagcagcagTCAGGCAAAATGCAG GGAACGCTTGAGGATCAAATCATCAGCGCCAACCCACTCCTGGAGGCCTTTGGAAACGCCAAGACCGTGAGGAATGACAACTCCTCACGCTTT GGCAAATTCATCAGAATCCACTTTGGAGCTACAGGCAAACTGGCTTCTGCAGACATTGAAACTT ATCTGCTGGAGAAGTCCAGAGTCACTTTCCAGCTCAAGGCGGAAAGAAGCTACCATATATTTTATCAGATCACCTCCAACAAGAAGCCAGAGCTAATTG ACATGCTCCTCATCACCACCAACCCTTATGATTTTCACTTTGTGAGTCAAGGTGAAATCACTGTTCCCAGCATTGATGACCAGGAGGAACTGATGGCTACAGAT AGTGCAATTGATATCCTGGGCTTCACTGCTGACGAAAAGACTGCCATCTACAAGCTGACAGGGGCCGTCATGCACTACGGGAATCTGAAGTTCAAGCAGAAACAACgagaggagcaggcagagccTGATGGCACAGAAG TTGCTGACAAGGCTGCCTACCTGATGGGTCTGAACTCAGCAGACCTGCTCAAGGCCCTCTGCTACCCCCGAGTCAAGGTTGGGAATGAATATGTGACCAAGGGTCAAACCGTGCAGCAG GTGAACAATTCAGTAGGTGCTCTGGCAAAAGCTGTCTATGAGAAGATGTTCTTGTGGATGGTGGTTCGTATCAACCAACAGCTGGATACCAAGCAGCCCAGACAGTACTTCATTGGTGTCCTGGACATTGCTGGCTTTGAGATCTTTGAT TTCAACAGCTTTGAGCAGCTGTGCATCAACTTCACCAACGAGAAACTGCAACAGTTCTTCAACCACCACATGTtcgtgctggagcaggaggagtaCAAGAAGGAGGGAATTGAATGGACATTCATAGATTTTGGGATGGACCTGGCTGCCTGCATTGAGCTCATTGAGAAG CCCATGGGCATCTTCTCCATCCTGGAAGAGGAGTGCATGTTCCCCAAGGCAACTGACACCTCTTTCAAGAACAAGCTCTATGACCAACATCTGGGCAAGTCCAGCAACTTCCAGAAGCCCAAACCTGCCAAAGGCAAGGCTGAGGCTCACTTCTCCCTGGTGCACTACGCTGGCACGGTGGACTACAACATCTCTGGTTGGCTGGAGAAGAACAAGGACCCCCTGAATGAAACTGTCATTGGGTTGTACCAGAAATCATCTGTGAAGACACTGGCCTTACTCTTTGCAAACTATGGTGGAGCAGATGCAG AGGCTGGTGGTGGTGGCAAAAAGGGTGGCAAGAAGAAGGGTTCTTCTTTCCAGACTGTTTCAGCTCTTTTCCGG GAGAACTTAAACAAGCTGATGACCAATCTACGGAGCACTCACCCCCATTTTGTCCGTTGCATCAtcccaaatgaaacaaaaacacctG GTGCCATGGAGCATGAACTGGTACTTCACCAGCTGCGCTGTAACGGCGTGCTGGAAGGCATCAGAATCTGCAGGAAAGGTTTCCCCAGCAGAGTCCTCTATGCTGACTTTAAACAGAG GTACAAGGTGCTTAATGCCAGTGCCATCCCAGAAGGACAGTTCATTGATAGCAAGAAGGCTTCTGAGAAGCTTCTTGGGTCAATCGATGTGGACCACACCCAGTACAAATTTGGCCACACCAAG GTGTTCTTCAAAGCTGGGCTGCTGGGACTCCTGGAGGAGATGAGGGATGAGAAGCTGGCACAGCTCATCACCCGCACACAGGCCAGGTGCAGGGGCTTCCTGATGAGAGTGGAGTACCAGAGAATGGTGCAGAGAAG GGAGTCCATCTTCTGCATCCAGTACAACATCCGTGCATTCATGAATGTAAAGCATTGGCCCTGGATGAAGTTGTTCTTCAAGATCAAGCCCTTGCTGAAGAGTGCAGAATCTGAGAAGGAGATGGCCAACATGAAACAAGAGTTTGAGAAAACCAAGGAAGAGCTTGCAAAGTCTGAGGCAAAGAGGAAGGAGTTGGAGGAGAAAATGGTGAAActgctgcaggagaaaaatgATTTGCAGCTTCAAGTGCAGGCG GAAGCGGATGCTTTGGCTGATGCTGAGGAAAGATGTGACCAGCTCATCAAAACCAAAATCCAGCTGGAAGCTAAAGTTAAAGAGGTGACTGAGAGGGCtgaggatgaggaagaaattaatgCTGAGCTGACAGCCAAGAAGAGGAAACTGGAGGATGAATgttcagagctgaagaaagatATTGATGACCTTGAGTTAACACTGGCCAAGGTTGAGAAGGAAAAACATGCCACTGAAAACAAG GTGAAAAACCTGACAGAGGAGATGGCAGCCCTGGACGAGACCATTGTAAAGctgacaaaagagaagaaagcccTCCAAGAGGCCCATCAGCAGACACTGGATGACCTGCAGGCAGAAGAGGACAAAGTCAATACACTGACCAAAGCCAAGACTAAGCTGGAGCAGCAAGTGGATGAT CTGGAAGGGTCCCTGGAGCAAGAGAAGAAGCTGCGCATGGACCTTGAGAGAGCTAAGAGGAAACTGGAAGGAGACCTGAAACTGGCCCAAGACAGCATAATGGACTTGGAAAATGATAagcagcagctggatgagaaaCTGAAGAA GAAAGACTTTGAAATCAGTCAGATCCAGAGCAAGATCGAGGATGAGCAAGCAATGGGCATCCAGTTACAGAAGAAGATCAAGGAACTGCAG GCCCGTATTGAGGAACTGGAGGAGGAAATTGAGGCCGAGCGAACCTCTCGGGCAAAAGCCGAGAAGCATCGGGCTGACCTctccagggagctggaggagatcAGCGAGCGCCTGGAAGAAGCAGGAGGGGCTACGGCAGCTCAAATCGATATGAACAAGAAGCGTGAGGCAGAATTTCAGAAGATGCGTCGCGACCTGGAAGAGGCCACGCTGCAGCACGAAGCCACGGCTGCCGCCCTGCGCAAGAAGCACGCGGACAGCACAGCTGAGCTTGGGGAGCAGATCGACAACCTGCAGCGAGTgaagcagaagctggagaaggagaagagtgAGCTGAAGATGGAGATTGACGACTTGGCCAGTAACATGGAGTCTGTCTCCAAAGCCAAG GCAAACCTGGAGAAGATGTGTCGCACTCTGGAAGACCAGCTCAGTGAGATTAAGACAAAAGATGAGGAACATCAGCGCATGATCAATGACCTCAATGCTCAAAGAGCTCGTCTGCAGACAGAAGCAG GTGAATATTCACGCCAGGTGGAAGAAAAGGATGCTTTGATATCACAGCTATCCAGAGGGAAACAGGCATTTACTCAACAGATTGAGGAACTAAAAAGACATTTAGAGGAAGAAATAAAG GCCAAGAACGCCCTGGCCCACGCCCTGCAGTCTGCTCGCCACGACTGTGACTTGCTCCGGGAACAATatgaggaggagcaggaagcCAAGGGGGAGCTGCAGCGTGCGCTGTCCAAGGCCAACAGCGAAGTGGCCCAGTGGAGAACCAAATACGAGACTGACGCTATTCAGCGcacggaggagctggaggaggccaA GAAGAAGCTGGCACAGCGCCTGCAGGAGGCAGAGGAACACGTTGAGGCTGTGAATGCCAAATGTGCCTCCCTGGAAAAGACAAAGCAGAGGCTGCAGAATGAAGTGGAGGACCTGATGATTGATGTGGAGCGATCAAATGCTGCATGCGCAGCTCTGGATAAGAAGCAGAAGAACTTTGACAAG ATCCTGGCAGAATGGAAGCAGAAGTACGAGGAGACACAGGCTGAGCTGGAAGCCTCCCAGAAGGAGTCTCGCTCTCTCAGCACGGAGCTCTTTAAGATGAAGAATGCGTATGAGGAGTCCTTGGACCACCTGGAAACGCTGAAGCGGGAGAACAAGAATTTGCAGC AGGAGATTTCCGACCTCACGGAGCAGATTGCAGAGGGAGGAAAGGCGATTCACGAGCTGGAGAAAGTCAAGAAGCAGATTGAGCAGGAGAAATCTGAAATCCAGGCTGCTCTGGAGGAAGCTGAG GCCTCCCTGGAACATGAAGAGGGGAAGATCCTGCGCCTCCAGCTTGAGCTCAACCAAGTGAAGTCAGAGATTGACAGGAAGATAGCAGAGAAAGATGAGGAGATTGACCAGATGAAGAGAAACCACCTCAGAATTGTGGAGTCCTTGCAGAGCAGCCTGGATGCTGAGATCAGGAGCAGGAATGAAGCCCTGAGGCTGAAGAAGAAGATGGAGGGAGACCTGAATGAAATGGAGATCCAGCTGAGCCATGCCAACCGCGTGGCTGCAGAGGCACAAAAGAACCTGAGAAACACACAGGGAGTGCTCAAG GATACCCAGATACACTTGGATGATGCTCTGAGGACACAGGAGgacctgaaggagcaggtggccaTGGTGGAGCGCAGGGCAAACCTGTTGCAGGCTGAAATTGAGGAGCTACGGGCAGCTCTGGAGCAGACTGAACGTTCGAGGAAACTGGCTGAGCAGGAGCTTCTGGATGCCACTGAACGTGTGCAGCTCCTACATAGCCAG AACACCAGCTTGATTAACACCAAGAAGAAATTGGAAACAGACATTACCCAAATTCAGAGTGAAATGGAGGATACAATCCAGGAAGCCCGCAATGCTGAAGAGAAGGCCAAGAAGGCCATCACAGAT GCAGCCATGATggcagaagagctgaagaaggagCAGGACACCAGCGCCCACCTGGAGAGGATGAAGAAGAACCTGGACCAGACGGTGAAGGACCTGCAGCACCGTCTGGACGAGGCTGAGCAGTTGGCCCTGAAGGGAGGCAAGAAGCAAATCCAGAAGCTGGAGGCCAGA GTGCGGGAGCTGGAAGGGGAGGTTGATGCTGAGCAGAAGCGCAGCGCTGAAGCCGTGAAGGGTGTGCGCAAGTACGagaggagggtgaaggagctgacCTACCAG TCTGAGGAAGACCGTAAGAATATTCTCAGGCTCCAGGATCTGGTGGACAAACTGCAAATGAAGGTGAAATCCTACAAGAGACAAGCTGAGGAGGCT GAGGAACTGTCCAATGTCAACCTCTCCAAGTTCCGCAAGATCCAGCACGAGCTGGAGGAAGCCGAGGAGCGGGCTGACATTGCAGAGTCGCAGGTCAACAAGCTCCGAGCGAAGAGCCGGGATTTTCATGGCAAGAAGATAGAAGAGGAAGAGTGA